In one Arenibacter antarcticus genomic region, the following are encoded:
- a CDS encoding transposase: MDIELVRYLLPEGVLDYFEIVGHKSSEGKIHFYLEEKNVLPKEHQSEIAQSKGFLPEVTVEDFPLRGKSVLLHIKRRRWTLMDTGKIIKRDWNLIAKGTRITSEFASFLKGIA, translated from the coding sequence TTGGATATAGAATTAGTGCGGTATTTGTTGCCAGAAGGCGTATTGGATTACTTTGAAATTGTAGGCCATAAATCATCAGAAGGTAAGATTCATTTTTACTTAGAAGAAAAGAACGTGCTCCCCAAAGAGCACCAATCAGAAATAGCCCAGTCCAAAGGCTTCCTGCCAGAGGTAACAGTTGAGGACTTCCCCTTAAGAGGTAAATCGGTACTGCTCCATATAAAGCGTAGGCGCTGGACTCTTATGGATACGGGAAAGATCATAAAAAGAGATTGGAATTTAATAGCTAAAGGCACTCGGATAACCAGCGAGTTTGCCTCTTTTTTAAAAGGTATCGCTTGA
- a CDS encoding transposase yields the protein MPNLWHSPKILLDPRFHVQKLASEAVQEERIRLRWEVIEVENKAIEEARKTEKTYRPELLTNGDTHRQLLARSRYLLFKSKTKWTVGQIERAEVLFQLYPSIEKAYKLAQALCFIYENNTNKDVARLKLAHWYNEVENSNFKSFNTIARSIQMHYKPILNYFNNRSTNASAESFNAKIKEFRAMFRGVRDVRFFLFRLTKLYA from the coding sequence ATGCCTAATTTATGGCACTCCCCAAAAATATTGCTTGATCCTAGATTTCATGTCCAAAAACTAGCCTCAGAAGCCGTCCAGGAAGAACGTATCCGATTAAGATGGGAAGTTATAGAAGTGGAAAACAAAGCCATTGAGGAAGCTCGGAAAACAGAAAAAACATATAGACCAGAACTTCTCACTAACGGAGATACCCATAGACAGTTGCTGGCCAGAAGTCGATATCTGTTATTTAAATCAAAGACCAAATGGACTGTGGGACAAATAGAAAGAGCGGAAGTATTATTTCAACTATACCCAAGTATTGAAAAAGCTTATAAGTTGGCCCAAGCATTATGCTTTATCTATGAAAACAATACGAACAAGGATGTAGCAAGACTAAAATTGGCACATTGGTATAACGAAGTAGAAAACTCAAACTTTAAGTCGTTCAATACCATAGCAAGGTCTATACAAATGCATTACAAACCGATTTTGAACTATTTTAATAATAGGAGTACCAATGCTTCTGCGGAATCTTTTAATGCAAAAATTAAAGAGTTCAGGGCAATGTTCAGAGGGGTAAGAGATGTTAGGTTTTTCTTGTTTAGACTAACTAAATTATATGCCTAA
- a CDS encoding 5' nucleotidase, NT5C type, whose translation MMTLFVDMDEVFADTYNAHIELYNAKFNADLDINACLGREVWQSVPEDHQLGVKNHARTEGFFRALKPIEDSQKIIKELSEKYDLYVASAAMEFPNSLREKSDWLDEHFPFIHWKNRILCGHKHILKGDILIDDRSYNLESFNGRKILFSSPHNIHTTGYERVDNWMEVAGLLL comes from the coding sequence ATGATGACATTATTTGTGGATATGGATGAAGTCTTTGCGGACACTTATAATGCGCATATAGAACTTTACAATGCAAAATTTAACGCAGATCTTGATATAAATGCATGTTTAGGTCGGGAAGTATGGCAGTCCGTTCCAGAAGACCACCAACTTGGTGTGAAAAACCATGCAAGAACGGAAGGTTTTTTTAGAGCACTGAAGCCAATTGAGGATAGCCAAAAAATTATAAAGGAATTATCAGAAAAATATGATCTCTATGTAGCATCAGCTGCTATGGAATTTCCCAATTCCTTGAGAGAAAAAAGCGATTGGTTAGATGAACACTTTCCTTTTATCCATTGGAAAAATAGAATCCTCTGCGGCCACAAACATATCCTTAAGGGTGATATTCTTATTGACGACCGTAGTTATAATTTGGAATCCTTTAATGGAAGAAAAATTTTGTTCAGTTCCCCACACAACATTCATACTACAGGTTATGAACGCGTAGACAATTGGATGGAAGTAGCAGGCTTATTGTTATAG
- a CDS encoding DUF4249 family protein: MRKLLFFILLFAIIGCQDVIDVELPTEDPRLVIDAVIRINDIFQPKTLVSVKARLSSSFFDSVQPAQLQGISISNTDNNTSINLEETEPGSGVYQTEWETEQLIEGNLELTLQHLDQTYRANTKFVPGVPIDSLKQGTSTLFREDETEVLVSFTDNGTRNDFYLFDFAFGEYLVTEDEFYQGQRFEFSFFYDKDLKNQKEVKISLLGVDKIFFNYMNQLIQLSGPVTGPFSTPAITVRGNIINITSPVNLNNAKVNNDNFALGYFAVCQTFSSTITINK; this comes from the coding sequence ATGCGCAAATTATTATTTTTCATTTTATTATTCGCCATAATAGGATGCCAAGATGTTATTGATGTGGAGCTTCCAACGGAAGACCCTAGATTAGTGATAGATGCCGTAATCAGGATAAATGATATATTCCAACCTAAAACATTGGTCAGCGTCAAGGCAAGGCTCAGTAGTTCTTTTTTCGATTCCGTTCAACCTGCCCAATTACAGGGAATTAGTATTAGCAATACAGATAATAACACATCTATTAATTTGGAAGAAACAGAACCGGGTTCTGGAGTGTACCAAACGGAATGGGAAACGGAACAGCTCATTGAGGGAAACTTAGAACTCACCCTTCAACATTTGGATCAAACCTACCGTGCAAATACAAAATTTGTCCCAGGAGTGCCTATCGATTCATTAAAGCAAGGAACAAGCACTCTTTTCAGAGAGGATGAAACCGAAGTTCTGGTAAGTTTTACCGATAACGGTACTAGGAATGATTTTTATCTGTTCGATTTTGCATTTGGGGAGTATTTAGTAACAGAGGATGAATTTTATCAAGGCCAACGATTTGAATTTTCTTTTTTTTATGATAAAGATTTAAAGAATCAAAAAGAAGTTAAGATAAGTCTGCTAGGGGTCGATAAAATATTTTTTAATTATATGAACCAATTGATACAACTAAGTGGTCCTGTAACAGGTCCCTTTAGCACTCCAGCGATTACTGTTAGAGGGAATATTATAAACATCACCAGCCCTGTTAATTTGAATAATGCGAAAGTAAATAATGATAATTTTGCATTGGGTTATTTCGCCGTGTGCCAAACCTTTTCAAGCACAATTACAATTAATAAGTAG
- a CDS encoding DUF6095 family protein encodes MRTDKELLVKGVKFIAYTIALMFTAPIVIYQAFKNEGHPMYWPVLIIGLILAIGAISLGFYAIKTIMDALFNKKDTTE; translated from the coding sequence ATGAGAACCGATAAAGAACTTTTAGTGAAAGGTGTGAAGTTTATAGCCTACACCATAGCCCTTATGTTCACTGCTCCGATAGTTATTTATCAGGCTTTTAAAAACGAAGGACATCCAATGTATTGGCCTGTCCTAATAATAGGATTAATTTTGGCGATAGGAGCCATTAGCCTAGGTTTCTATGCCATTAAGACCATTATGGATGCCTTGTTCAATAAAAAGGATACGACCGAATAA
- a CDS encoding transposase has protein sequence MNGKTLQYHYKNHLSDFKDWPQKKHSQDWLLFGKNLGYYLSLDETSLSNGELYTILTNKGANGKKGCIVAIIKGTKADDVINVLDKIPVERRNMVKEVTVDMAGNMNLIAKKCFPKTEIVTDRFHVQKLASEAVQEERIRLRWEVIEVENKAIEEARKTEKTYRPELLTNGDTHRQLLARSRYLLFKSKTKWTVGQIERAEVLFQLYPSIEKAYKLAQALCFIYENNTNKDVARLKLAHWYNEVENSNFKSFNTIARSIQMHYKPILNYFNNRSTNASAESFNAKIKEFRAMFRGVRDVRFFLFRLTKLYA, from the coding sequence ATTAATGGCAAAACCCTACAGTATCACTACAAAAACCATCTTAGCGACTTCAAGGATTGGCCACAAAAGAAACATTCACAAGATTGGTTGCTCTTTGGAAAAAATTTAGGTTACTATTTAAGTTTGGATGAAACCTCTTTGTCCAACGGTGAACTCTATACGATTTTAACCAATAAAGGAGCTAACGGAAAGAAAGGTTGTATAGTGGCCATTATCAAGGGAACTAAAGCGGATGACGTCATCAATGTACTTGATAAAATCCCTGTGGAAAGACGAAATATGGTCAAAGAAGTTACTGTCGATATGGCCGGAAATATGAATTTGATCGCTAAAAAATGTTTTCCTAAAACAGAAATCGTGACCGATAGATTTCATGTCCAAAAACTAGCCTCAGAAGCCGTCCAGGAAGAACGTATCCGATTAAGATGGGAAGTTATAGAAGTGGAAAACAAAGCCATTGAGGAAGCTCGGAAAACAGAAAAAACATATAGACCAGAACTTCTCACTAACGGAGATACCCATAGACAGTTGCTGGCCAGAAGTCGATATCTGTTATTTAAATCAAAGACCAAATGGACTGTGGGACAAATAGAAAGAGCGGAAGTATTATTTCAACTATACCCAAGTATTGAAAAAGCTTATAAGTTGGCCCAAGCATTATGCTTTATCTATGAAAACAATACGAACAAGGATGTAGCAAGACTAAAATTGGCACATTGGTATAACGAAGTAGAAAACTCAAACTTTAAGTCGTTCAATACCATAGCAAGGTCTATACAAATGCATTACAAACCGATTTTGAACTATTTTAATAATAGGAGTACCAATGCTTCTGCGGAATCTTTTAATGCAAAAATTAAAGAGTTCAGGGCAATGTTCAGAGGGGTAAGAGATGTTAGGTTTTTCTTGTTTAGACTAACTAAATTATATGCCTAA